From one Streptomyces sp. SCSIO 30461 genomic stretch:
- a CDS encoding alpha/beta hydrolase — protein MVRRIDVTGAGGLRLAAWEFAAPPEGRSEVAPLPGALLLHGLMGRASHWAATARWLSGRHRAVALDQRGHGRSERPADGLFTREAYVQDAAAAVEQLGLGPVTLIGHSMGALTAWQLAAERPDLVQALVICDMRASALGAASQREWEDWFRTWPVPFATLADVRRWFGSDDPWVELPSPGRGEFFAEVMAEKSDGWRPVFSRRHMLASRETWVHDAHWDSLAEVRCPTLVVRGLDGELGRAEAQEMVRVLPRGRYAEVADAGHLVHYDQPAAWRAAIEPFLDGVPAVRP, from the coding sequence ATGGTGCGGCGTATCGATGTGACCGGGGCGGGCGGACTGCGCCTCGCCGCGTGGGAGTTCGCCGCTCCACCCGAGGGGCGGAGCGAGGTGGCCCCCCTGCCGGGCGCCTTACTGCTGCACGGCCTGATGGGGCGCGCGTCGCACTGGGCCGCCACGGCCCGCTGGCTCTCCGGGCGCCACCGTGCCGTGGCACTCGACCAGCGGGGGCATGGCCGGAGTGAACGGCCCGCTGACGGGCTGTTCACCCGCGAGGCCTATGTCCAGGACGCCGCTGCGGCCGTCGAGCAGTTGGGGCTCGGCCCGGTGACGCTCATCGGGCACTCCATGGGGGCTCTCACGGCCTGGCAGTTGGCCGCCGAGCGACCGGACCTGGTACAGGCGCTGGTCATCTGCGATATGCGGGCCTCCGCGCTGGGCGCGGCCTCGCAGCGCGAGTGGGAGGACTGGTTCCGCACCTGGCCCGTCCCCTTCGCCACCCTCGCCGATGTGCGCAGATGGTTCGGCTCGGACGACCCCTGGGTGGAACTTCCCAGTCCCGGTCGCGGTGAGTTCTTCGCCGAGGTGATGGCCGAGAAGTCGGACGGCTGGCGTCCGGTGTTCTCCCGGCGCCACATGCTGGCCTCCCGTGAGACCTGGGTCCATGACGCGCATTGGGACTCCCTGGCCGAGGTGCGGTGCCCGACCCTGGTGGTGCGGGGTCTGGACGGGGAGTTGGGGCGGGCGGAGGCGCAGGAGATGGTGCGGGTGCTCCCGCGTGGGCGGTACGCAGAGGTGGCGGACGCCGGCCATCTTGTGCACTACGACCAACCGGCCGCCTGGCGTGCCGCGATCGAGCCGTTCCTGGACGGTGTGCCGGCAGTCCGGCCGTAG
- a CDS encoding SIS domain-containing protein — protein sequence MGETTPAEQFLDAAVGLLQRVREEEAAQVAAAGAAVADAVTAGGRLFAFGAGHSSLAAQDVVYRAGGFALMNLLAVPGTVGVDVRPATLGSALERVSGLAGAVLESSPARAGDLLVVISLSGRNALPVEMAMKARDLGLTVIGVTSVAYVEGTSTRHSSGTHLVDHCDIVLDSKIAVGDTELTADGVGAPFAPASTVVTSALMQAVMATAAAHLAARGAEPPLLRSGNVDGGREWNHRVMTEHADRIFYA from the coding sequence ATGGGCGAGACCACCCCCGCCGAGCAGTTCCTCGACGCCGCGGTCGGCCTGCTGCAGCGGGTCCGCGAGGAGGAGGCGGCCCAGGTGGCGGCGGCGGGTGCCGCTGTCGCCGACGCCGTCACCGCGGGCGGCCGGCTCTTCGCCTTCGGGGCCGGCCATTCCTCACTCGCCGCACAGGACGTGGTCTACCGCGCGGGCGGCTTCGCCCTGATGAACCTGCTGGCCGTGCCGGGAACGGTCGGTGTCGACGTCAGACCCGCCACGCTCGGCTCCGCGCTGGAACGGGTGTCGGGGCTGGCGGGCGCCGTCCTGGAGTCCAGCCCCGCGCGGGCGGGCGATCTGCTGGTCGTCATCTCGCTCTCGGGCCGCAACGCCCTCCCGGTGGAGATGGCGATGAAGGCCCGGGACCTGGGCCTCACGGTGATCGGCGTCACCTCGGTGGCGTATGTGGAGGGGACGAGCACCCGGCATTCCTCCGGCACCCACCTCGTGGACCACTGCGACATCGTCCTCGACTCCAAGATCGCGGTCGGCGACACGGAACTGACGGCAGACGGTGTCGGAGCCCCATTCGCCCCCGCTTCCACGGTCGTCACCAGCGCGCTGATGCAGGCGGTGATGGCTACGGCGGCGGCGCACCTGGCCGCGCGCGGAGCGGAGCCGCCGCTGCTGCGCTCCGGGAACGTGGACGGCGGACGCGAATGGAACCACCGCGTGATGACCGAGCACGCGGACCGCATCTTCTACGCGTAA
- a CDS encoding 2-oxoglutarate and iron-dependent oxygenase domain-containing protein yields MSLSLIHSQSSQGSQQSADYAQLPVIDLSAADRGPEARAALHAKLHRAAHGVGFFQLVGHGVTQAETSALTDAMRAFFALPEADRLAIDNVNSPHFRGYTRIGDERTGGSRDWRDQLDIGAERPARIPAPGEPAYWWLEGPNQWPGALPQLRTAALAWVDRLSGVAHKLLHELLASIGAPPDFYDDIFGDRAHLHLKLVRYPGSSGDGADQGVGAHKDYGFLTLLHQDLVGGLQVQREDGAFHDVPPMPGAFVVNLGELLEVATNGYLIATNHRVVSPPGAVERYSVPFFYNPRLDARIAPVPFPQASGAPGVTADPANPLFAEYGRNELKGKLRAHPLVAARHHAELVERAA; encoded by the coding sequence ATGTCTCTCTCCCTGATCCACTCGCAGAGCTCACAGGGCTCGCAGCAGTCTGCCGACTACGCCCAGCTTCCGGTCATCGACCTCTCAGCGGCCGACCGCGGACCCGAGGCGCGTGCCGCACTGCACGCGAAGCTGCACCGCGCTGCGCATGGCGTCGGTTTCTTCCAGCTGGTCGGGCACGGGGTGACCCAGGCCGAGACCAGTGCGCTGACGGACGCCATGCGTGCGTTCTTCGCACTCCCCGAGGCCGATCGGCTGGCCATCGACAACGTGAATTCACCGCACTTCCGCGGCTACACCCGCATCGGCGACGAGCGCACCGGCGGCAGCCGCGACTGGCGTGACCAGCTGGACATCGGCGCGGAGCGACCCGCCCGCATCCCGGCGCCGGGCGAGCCCGCGTACTGGTGGCTGGAAGGCCCCAACCAGTGGCCCGGAGCGCTGCCGCAGCTGCGGACCGCCGCGCTTGCATGGGTCGACCGGCTCAGCGGTGTCGCGCACAAGCTGCTGCACGAGCTGCTCGCCTCGATCGGTGCCCCACCCGACTTCTACGACGACATCTTCGGTGACCGGGCCCATCTGCACCTCAAGCTGGTGCGCTACCCGGGCAGCTCGGGCGACGGGGCCGACCAGGGCGTGGGCGCCCACAAGGACTACGGCTTCCTCACCCTGCTGCACCAGGACCTGGTCGGCGGGCTCCAGGTCCAGCGGGAGGACGGCGCGTTCCATGACGTGCCGCCGATGCCGGGAGCCTTTGTGGTGAACCTCGGTGAGCTGCTGGAAGTCGCCACCAACGGCTACCTGATCGCCACCAACCACCGGGTGGTCAGCCCGCCCGGGGCCGTCGAGCGCTACTCGGTGCCGTTCTTCTACAACCCGCGGTTGGACGCCAGGATCGCCCCGGTGCCGTTCCCGCAAGCGTCCGGCGCGCCCGGTGTCACGGCCGACCCGGCGAATCCGCTGTTCGCGGAGTACGGGCGCAACGAGCTCAAGGGCAAGCTGCGGGCGCACCCGCTGGTCGCCGCCCGCCACCACGCGGAGCTGGTGGAGCGGGCGGCGTAG
- a CDS encoding TetR/AcrR family transcriptional regulator, with product MGVVTSPKQDRSRVTRQRLLEAAVACLAERGWAGSTVSVVAERAGVSRGAAQHHFPTREDLFTAAVEYVAEQRSSALRALPVTDRPAVVGALVDLYTGPLFRAALQLWVAASNEDQLRDRVTELEARVGRETHRIAVELLDVDESVPGVRETVQGLLDMARGLGLANLLTDDTARRKRVVGQWAALLEELIG from the coding sequence CCTCCCCCAAGCAGGACCGCAGCCGGGTCACCCGGCAGCGGCTCCTGGAGGCCGCGGTGGCCTGCCTGGCCGAGCGCGGCTGGGCGGGCTCCACCGTCTCGGTGGTCGCCGAGCGGGCCGGGGTCTCACGGGGTGCGGCGCAACACCACTTCCCGACTCGGGAAGACCTCTTCACGGCAGCCGTCGAGTATGTCGCCGAGCAGCGCTCCAGCGCCCTGCGCGCCCTCCCGGTCACCGATCGTCCGGCCGTCGTCGGAGCCCTGGTCGACCTCTACACCGGCCCCCTCTTCCGCGCCGCCCTCCAACTGTGGGTCGCCGCATCCAACGAGGACCAGCTCCGCGACCGGGTCACCGAGCTGGAGGCCCGTGTCGGCCGCGAGACCCACCGCATCGCGGTGGAGCTGCTGGACGTGGACGAGTCGGTCCCCGGTGTGCGGGAGACGGTCCAGGGCCTGCTGGACATGGCACGCGGCCTGGGCCTGGCGAACCTGCTGACGGACGACACGGCCCGGCGCAAGCGGGTGGTGGGGCAGTGGGCGGCGCTGCTGGAAGAGCTCATCGGCTGA
- a CDS encoding metal-dependent transcriptional regulator, which translates to MSGLIDTTEMYLRTILELEEEGVVPMRARIAERLDQSGPTVSQTVARMERDGLVTVAGDRHLELTDEGRRLATRVMRKHRLAECLLVDVIGLEWEQVHAEACRWEHVMSEAVERRVLELLRHPTESPYGNPIPGLEELGEKTEADPFLDDSMVSLAELDAGAEGKTVVVRRIGEPIQTDAQLMYTLRRAGVQPGSVVSVTESAGGVLVGSGGEAAELEADVASHVFVAKR; encoded by the coding sequence ATGTCCGGACTGATCGACACCACGGAGATGTACCTCCGCACCATCCTCGAGCTCGAAGAGGAAGGCGTGGTCCCCATGCGCGCCCGCATCGCCGAGAGACTGGACCAGAGCGGCCCGACGGTCAGCCAGACCGTGGCTCGGATGGAGCGCGACGGCCTGGTGACGGTGGCCGGAGACCGGCATCTGGAGCTGACCGACGAGGGTCGGCGGCTCGCCACGCGTGTGATGCGCAAGCACCGGCTCGCCGAGTGCCTGCTGGTCGATGTGATCGGCCTGGAGTGGGAGCAGGTCCATGCCGAGGCCTGCCGCTGGGAGCACGTGATGAGCGAGGCGGTGGAGCGGCGCGTGCTTGAGCTGCTGCGCCACCCGACCGAGTCGCCGTACGGAAACCCGATTCCGGGCCTGGAGGAGCTGGGCGAGAAGACCGAGGCCGATCCGTTCCTGGACGACTCCATGGTGAGCCTCGCCGAGCTCGACGCCGGTGCGGAGGGCAAGACGGTCGTGGTCCGGCGGATCGGTGAGCCGATCCAGACCGACGCCCAGCTGATGTACACACTGCGCCGAGCCGGTGTCCAGCCGGGTTCGGTGGTGAGCGTGACGGAGTCCGCGGGCGGAGTGCTGGTGGGCAGCGGCGGTGAGGCGGCGGAGCTGGAGGCCGACGTGGCCTCGCATGTGTTCGTGGCGAAGCGCTGA
- the pdxH gene encoding pyridoxamine 5'-phosphate oxidase, whose amino-acid sequence MASVTDALDPAAMREYYRSTPLEEADLPTEPMELFVRWFKDAAAGRLHEPNAMIVSTATPDGRPSSRTVLLKHFDERGFVFYTNYGSRKARELDANPRAALLFPWHPLTRQIIVTGTAARIGRDETAAYFRTRPHGSQLGAWASPQSSVIASRAELLRRYEELAARYPEGEQVPVPTDWGGYRVVPETVEFWQGYENRLHDRLRYVREPDSPDEPDPVWRVERLAP is encoded by the coding sequence ATGGCTTCCGTGACCGACGCTCTCGATCCCGCAGCCATGCGCGAGTACTACCGTTCGACGCCACTCGAAGAGGCGGATCTGCCCACTGAGCCGATGGAGCTGTTCGTCCGCTGGTTCAAGGACGCGGCGGCGGGCCGTCTGCACGAGCCGAACGCCATGATCGTGTCCACGGCCACCCCCGACGGCCGTCCCTCCTCGCGCACGGTGCTGCTCAAGCACTTCGATGAGCGAGGTTTTGTCTTCTACACGAACTACGGCTCCCGGAAGGCTCGCGAACTCGACGCCAATCCGCGGGCCGCGCTGCTCTTCCCCTGGCATCCGCTCACCCGCCAGATCATCGTCACCGGCACCGCCGCCCGGATCGGCCGCGACGAGACCGCCGCGTACTTCCGCACCCGCCCGCACGGCTCCCAGCTTGGCGCCTGGGCCAGCCCCCAGTCCAGCGTGATCGCCTCGCGTGCCGAGCTGCTGCGGCGCTACGAAGAGCTGGCGGCCCGCTACCCGGAGGGCGAGCAGGTACCGGTGCCGACGGACTGGGGCGGCTACCGGGTCGTCCCGGAGACCGTGGAGTTCTGGCAGGGGTACGAGAACCGGCTGCACGACCGCCTCAGGTACGTACGGGAGCCGGACTCGCCCGATGAGCCGGATCCGGTTTGGCGGGTGGAGCGGCTCGCGCCCTGA
- a CDS encoding subtilase-type protease inhibitor, giving the protein MRYTATTIGATLSTAALLLAAGATANAAPASPESLYAPSALVLAVGHGDDAATAGVERAVTLSCAPTPSGSHPDSAAACTELNSVDGEFGLLGSAPTTPCTRQWDPVTVTAAGVWQGKRVSWTTTYGNSCEMRARLADSAVFSF; this is encoded by the coding sequence ATGCGTTACACGGCCACCACAATCGGCGCCACACTCTCCACCGCCGCCCTCCTGCTGGCCGCAGGCGCCACCGCCAACGCGGCCCCCGCGTCGCCGGAATCGCTCTACGCACCCTCGGCCCTGGTGCTCGCGGTCGGCCATGGGGACGACGCAGCGACCGCCGGTGTCGAGCGCGCCGTAACCCTCAGCTGCGCACCGACCCCGAGCGGAAGCCACCCCGACTCTGCCGCCGCCTGTACGGAACTGAACTCGGTGGACGGCGAGTTCGGCCTGCTCGGCAGCGCACCCACCACCCCCTGCACCCGCCAGTGGGACCCGGTCACGGTCACCGCGGCCGGTGTCTGGCAGGGCAAGCGGGTGAGCTGGACGACCACCTACGGCAACTCCTGCGAGATGCGGGCACGGCTGGCTGACAGCGCGGTCTTCTCGTTCTGA
- a CDS encoding citrate synthase 2 has protein sequence MSDFVPGLEGVVAFETEIAEPDREGGALRYRGVDIEDLVGHVSFGNVWGLLVDGAFNPGLPAAEPFPIPVHSGDIRVDVQSAMAMLAPVWGLRPLLDIDVEQARDDLARAAVMALSYVAQSARGQGLPMVPQREIDKAESVVERFMIRWRGEPDPKHVKAVDAYWTSAAEHGMNASTFTARVIASTGADVAAALSGAVGAMSGPLHGGAPSRVLGMIEEIERTGDAVAYVKQALDKGERLMGFGHRVYRAEDPRARVLRRTAKELGAPRYEIAEALEKAALEELHNRRPDRVLATNVEFWAAIMLDFAEVPAHMFTSMFSCARTAGWSAHILEQKRTGRLVRPAARYVGPGSRSPQDIEGYADIAG, from the coding sequence ATGTCCGACTTCGTACCCGGACTCGAGGGAGTCGTCGCGTTCGAAACGGAGATCGCCGAACCCGACAGGGAGGGCGGCGCACTCCGCTACCGAGGCGTGGACATCGAGGACCTCGTCGGCCATGTCTCGTTCGGGAACGTCTGGGGCCTGCTGGTCGACGGCGCGTTCAACCCCGGGCTGCCGGCCGCCGAACCGTTCCCGATCCCGGTCCACTCCGGTGACATCCGGGTGGACGTCCAGTCGGCGATGGCGATGCTGGCGCCGGTGTGGGGCCTGCGGCCGCTGCTCGACATCGACGTGGAGCAGGCCCGCGACGACCTCGCCCGCGCCGCCGTGATGGCCCTGTCGTACGTGGCACAGAGTGCACGCGGCCAGGGCCTGCCGATGGTGCCGCAGCGCGAGATCGACAAGGCCGAGTCCGTGGTCGAGCGCTTCATGATCCGCTGGCGCGGCGAGCCGGACCCCAAGCACGTCAAGGCCGTGGACGCGTACTGGACCTCCGCCGCCGAGCACGGCATGAACGCCTCCACCTTCACCGCCCGCGTCATCGCCTCCACCGGCGCCGACGTGGCCGCCGCGCTCTCGGGTGCCGTCGGCGCCATGTCGGGACCGCTGCACGGCGGTGCGCCCTCGCGCGTGCTGGGCATGATCGAGGAGATCGAGCGCACCGGCGACGCCGTGGCGTACGTGAAGCAGGCCTTGGACAAGGGCGAGCGCCTGATGGGCTTCGGCCACCGTGTGTACCGCGCGGAGGACCCGCGGGCGCGCGTGCTGCGCCGCACGGCCAAGGAGCTCGGCGCGCCGCGTTACGAGATCGCCGAGGCGCTGGAGAAGGCGGCCCTGGAGGAGCTGCACAACCGCCGTCCGGACCGGGTTCTGGCGACGAACGTGGAGTTCTGGGCGGCGATCATGCTGGACTTCGCCGAGGTCCCGGCGCACATGTTCACGTCGATGTTCTCGTGCGCCCGCACGGCCGGCTGGTCGGCGCACATCCTGGAGCAGAAGCGCACCGGACGGCTGGTCCGCCCCGCCGCCCGGTACGTCGGTCCCGGTTCGCGCTCCCCGCAGGACATCGAGGGCTACGCCGACATCGCCGGCTGA
- a CDS encoding PAS domain-containing protein, whose product MSASRSETTSALGPDGPGPDGQGPEGPEPPSGPGRAGSGQEPGPGPGSELLAALLDGMDAALCAFDAEGVLTHWNREAERILGWSAAEAVGRRGFDGWAVRTADADEVQGRLMASMHAPGRQVHEFVLLRKDGGRVLVRTQSAGVRGADGEPAGVYCAFSEAHAQIDLERSIALSEALFDDASWGVVLVDVDLRPTVVNGRAARMLGSGGRTEPLGRPLGELIVQGVEELEGALHHVLADGPPSAPAELWLTLRTSAARGAGVPGARRCWRSGFVRLASPLAEEPVPLGVGWLFQDVTEDKLREQQADRLRFRYSQLHRAARAAAECEDPMEAATAQVDFALAGFADHALFDVVAGGRLVRAAATPSGAPGPVARVTGTGLPVRYAPGHPALQALDRIGPVLVSGPNARAQTWATDRHWPSDAVHALCTVLRSRGRNLGVLTFLRAANRPPFERADEVYAECVATRVAAAIDLAGVGDPSLPRTKPGGG is encoded by the coding sequence ATGAGTGCTTCCAGGAGCGAGACCACCAGCGCGCTGGGTCCCGACGGGCCAGGGCCTGATGGGCAGGGGCCCGAAGGACCCGAGCCCCCGTCCGGGCCCGGGCGGGCAGGGTCGGGGCAGGAACCGGGCCCGGGGCCCGGTTCGGAGCTGCTCGCCGCGCTGCTGGACGGTATGGACGCCGCGCTGTGCGCGTTCGACGCCGAAGGCGTCCTCACCCACTGGAACCGGGAGGCGGAGCGCATCCTCGGGTGGTCGGCGGCCGAAGCCGTGGGACGCCGAGGGTTCGACGGCTGGGCGGTCCGCACCGCCGACGCCGACGAGGTGCAGGGGCGGCTGATGGCCTCGATGCACGCGCCGGGACGGCAGGTGCACGAGTTCGTGCTGCTGCGCAAGGACGGCGGGCGGGTGCTGGTGCGGACCCAGTCGGCGGGGGTGCGCGGCGCGGACGGCGAGCCCGCCGGGGTGTACTGCGCGTTCAGCGAGGCGCATGCGCAGATCGATTTGGAACGTTCCATCGCGCTCAGCGAGGCGCTGTTCGATGACGCCTCATGGGGCGTCGTCCTGGTGGACGTGGACCTGCGCCCGACCGTCGTCAACGGGCGGGCGGCGCGGATGCTCGGTTCCGGCGGGCGGACCGAGCCGCTCGGCCGGCCGCTCGGCGAGCTCATCGTCCAGGGCGTCGAGGAACTCGAAGGCGCCCTGCACCATGTGCTCGCCGACGGCCCGCCGAGTGCTCCGGCCGAACTGTGGCTGACGCTGCGCACCAGTGCTGCCAGGGGCGCGGGGGTGCCGGGTGCCAGGCGATGCTGGCGCAGCGGCTTCGTACGGCTGGCCTCGCCGCTCGCCGAAGAGCCGGTGCCGCTCGGTGTCGGCTGGCTGTTCCAGGACGTGACCGAGGACAAGCTCAGGGAGCAGCAGGCGGATCGGCTCCGCTTCAGGTACAGCCAGCTGCACCGCGCGGCACGTGCGGCCGCCGAGTGCGAGGACCCGATGGAGGCGGCCACAGCCCAGGTGGACTTCGCCCTGGCGGGCTTCGCGGACCACGCGTTGTTCGATGTGGTCGCGGGCGGTCGACTGGTACGCGCCGCCGCGACACCATCCGGCGCACCGGGACCTGTCGCGCGGGTCACGGGGACGGGTCTGCCGGTGCGGTACGCCCCCGGGCATCCGGCCCTCCAGGCGCTGGATCGGATCGGCCCGGTCCTGGTGAGCGGCCCCAACGCCCGCGCGCAGACCTGGGCCACGGACCGTCATTGGCCGTCCGACGCGGTGCACGCCCTGTGCACGGTGCTGCGCAGCCGCGGCCGCAACCTCGGTGTCCTGACCTTCCTGCGTGCCGCGAACCGTCCGCCGTTCGAGCGCGCGGACGAGGTGTACGCGGAGTGCGTCGCGACGCGCGTCGCCGCGGCGATCGATCTCGCGGGCGTCGGCGACCCGAGCCTCCCCCGGACGAAGCCCGGGGGAGGCTGA